One window of Chryseobacterium sp. JJR-5R genomic DNA carries:
- a CDS encoding T9SS type A sorting domain-containing protein yields MNKIITSCLLLTGMIAKAQVSLTKDTSFGNNGTVTVQTGMAIYNSFTLLIPNINSFFQGNKIFVSYKTVDPANPITSITQFLRLNANGTLDTSFGTNGIVQIPSFESYYFFADNDFIYLNGNKKYLSDGQEDTAFNSNGMQNADWMYKIMLPEGKIFFRADTGFSKFLTNGNPDLSYGTNGNLAISGSIVGDQNSSYNYFFSKDNFIYEFIYPSPGQSNVRKINVDTGVLDTAYGQNGYAQVRNTTIPAAANYDVSVKNTQQDGSFINKLSDGNNIYFTKTNSTGNIDSGFGASGLITGNNSFTNNGNVYTTGNMEPLIYDNKILMPAKYTDAQGVENWGISAYALNGNSLTINGSPFVPLSGSSYETLGYLFAKDNYLYAIHDNNITRYVVQQSATLSLTESSSDLMNAIKFNNPFYNELTVHSKEKIKTVEIKDMSGRTVINGNSDKVNTSTLVKGSYIIITTTESGKVISEKGIKL; encoded by the coding sequence ATGAATAAAATTATCACATCATGCCTGCTTCTTACAGGGATGATAGCCAAGGCCCAGGTATCTTTAACTAAAGATACATCTTTCGGAAATAACGGAACTGTTACGGTACAGACAGGCATGGCTATTTATAACAGCTTTACCTTGCTGATACCTAATATCAACTCTTTTTTTCAGGGAAATAAGATATTCGTATCTTATAAGACAGTTGATCCTGCAAACCCGATTACTTCTATTACACAGTTTTTAAGATTAAACGCAAACGGAACATTAGATACAAGCTTCGGAACCAACGGTATCGTTCAGATTCCCAGTTTTGAATCTTATTATTTCTTTGCAGATAATGATTTTATTTACTTAAACGGCAATAAAAAATACCTTTCAGACGGTCAGGAAGATACGGCTTTCAACAGTAATGGAATGCAGAATGCAGATTGGATGTATAAAATAATGCTTCCTGAAGGAAAAATATTTTTCAGGGCAGATACAGGATTCAGTAAGTTTCTTACAAACGGAAATCCTGACTTGTCCTATGGAACCAACGGGAACCTTGCCATTAGTGGAAGCATTGTCGGAGATCAGAATAGCTCTTACAATTATTTTTTTAGTAAAGATAATTTCATTTATGAATTTATTTATCCGTCACCGGGACAGTCTAATGTAAGAAAAATAAACGTTGATACCGGAGTTCTGGACACAGCCTATGGCCAAAATGGATATGCACAGGTAAGAAATACAACAATCCCTGCAGCAGCAAATTATGATGTTAGTGTGAAAAATACGCAGCAGGACGGTTCCTTTATTAATAAGCTGTCTGATGGTAACAACATTTATTTTACCAAAACCAACAGTACCGGGAATATCGATTCAGGATTTGGAGCAAGCGGGCTGATTACGGGGAACAACTCTTTTACCAATAACGGAAATGTTTATACCACCGGGAATATGGAACCTTTAATATATGACAACAAAATTCTAATGCCTGCTAAATATACTGATGCACAAGGTGTTGAAAATTGGGGTATTAGTGCTTACGCACTAAACGGAAACAGTCTAACAATTAACGGAAGTCCGTTTGTGCCTTTATCAGGTTCATCTTATGAAACACTGGGGTATCTGTTTGCCAAAGATAATTATCTGTATGCCATCCATGACAATAACATCACCAGATATGTAGTCCAGCAATCAGCAACACTATCCCTGACGGAAAGTTCATCTGATTTGATGAATGCAATAAAGTTCAATAACCCTTTTTATAATGAATTAACTGTTCATTCTAAGGAAAAAATAAAAACTGTTGAGATTAAAGATATGTCAGGGCGTACGGTAATCAATGGGAATTCTGACAAAGTAAATACTTCAACCCTTGTAAAAGGCAGTTATATCATTATAACTACCACAGAAAGCGGAAAAGTAATTTCTGAAAAAGGAATAAAGTTATAA
- a CDS encoding PLP-dependent aminotransferase family protein codes for MKNLRRGDALPGTRTLASSLNVSRNTVIEAYSRLEQEGWIFSVPQGGTFVSHSLPKNILSDDEKYQGTASNNIFDQGLPDARHSPILDVMREYRRIASKIHQGKITLKTDPLGYIRLRVKLAQMLAQQRRIHSDENNICITRGSQMGIFLLSQCLFNKGDHVIVEHPGYRLAWDAFEYSGANVITAEVDDDGIIVSDVKRILQQKKNIKAVYITPNSQFPTTAVLSEARRQELIELSNEYNFFIIEDDYCIDLNYEAPLFPLCSSNRLKNYFYIGTFSRSVSPLLKIGYVVGSHDLINEIKNLRKVIDISGDMIMEAALFNLIQDGVFSRHIKRYTQFYKEKRDQVDLLLKKYLNDKVKYHKPKLGLGYWITPIKQSENYNDIIDELISKDIMIINSDYYKISGHGFYLSFGSADLEKLEIGIKIIGEYL; via the coding sequence TTGAAAAATCTCAGAAGAGGAGACGCATTGCCGGGTACCAGAACGCTTGCTTCGTCACTGAACGTAAGCAGGAACACCGTTATTGAAGCATACAGTCGTCTAGAACAGGAAGGCTGGATTTTTTCCGTTCCCCAGGGCGGAACTTTTGTCTCACATTCTTTACCGAAAAATATTTTAAGTGATGATGAAAAATATCAAGGAACAGCAAGCAACAATATTTTTGACCAGGGCCTTCCGGATGCCCGGCATTCTCCGATTTTAGATGTCATGAGAGAATACAGAAGGATAGCTTCTAAAATACATCAGGGTAAGATCACTTTAAAAACTGATCCGTTAGGCTATATTAGACTCCGGGTGAAGCTGGCACAAATGCTGGCACAACAGAGAAGAATACATTCAGATGAAAACAATATCTGCATCACCAGAGGAAGCCAAATGGGTATATTTTTGCTTTCCCAATGCCTTTTTAATAAGGGCGATCACGTTATTGTAGAACATCCAGGGTACAGGCTTGCCTGGGATGCTTTTGAGTATTCCGGAGCTAATGTTATTACTGCGGAAGTAGATGATGATGGAATTATTGTAAGCGATGTGAAGAGAATACTGCAGCAGAAGAAAAATATAAAAGCAGTATATATCACTCCTAACTCTCAATTTCCCACAACGGCTGTATTAAGTGAAGCAAGACGCCAGGAACTTATTGAGCTTTCAAATGAATACAATTTTTTTATTATAGAAGATGATTACTGTATTGACCTGAATTATGAAGCTCCACTTTTCCCCTTATGCAGTAGCAACAGGCTTAAAAATTATTTTTATATCGGAACATTCAGCAGATCTGTAAGTCCTTTGTTAAAAATAGGGTATGTAGTAGGCAGCCACGACCTGATCAATGAAATAAAAAATTTAAGAAAAGTTATAGATATCTCGGGCGATATGATCATGGAGGCTGCCCTCTTCAATCTTATTCAGGATGGTGTATTCAGCAGGCATATTAAGAGATATACCCAGTTTTATAAGGAAAAAAGAGATCAGGTAGATCTGTTATTAAAGAAATATCTTAATGATAAAGTCAAATATCATAAGCCAAAGCTTGGTCTCGGGTATTGGATAACCCCAATAAAACAATCAGAAAATTACAATGATATTATAGACGAACTCATATCTAAAGATATCATGATCATCAATAGCGACTATTACAAAATTTCAGGGCACGGATTTTATTTAAGCTTCGGTTCTGCAGACCTTGAAAAACTAGAGATCGGAATAAAAATAATAGGTGAGTATTTATAA
- a CDS encoding transposase: MDFRFIHIGKMIEKSVIESGIEISRICNFFHLEEQQIRNVYQSEDISASDLLKWSKLLKYDFFRLYSQHIILYSPSCSTDCLKTKNKQKTSLPKFRKNIYTREVIEFILELINTGQKTKMQIVEEYRIPKTTLYKWISKNMNLDEEY, encoded by the coding sequence ATGGACTTTAGATTTATCCATATAGGAAAAATGATTGAGAAAAGTGTTATAGAGAGCGGGATAGAAATATCCCGCATCTGTAACTTCTTTCACCTCGAAGAACAGCAGATACGCAATGTATACCAGTCTGAAGATATATCAGCTTCCGATCTGCTGAAGTGGAGCAAACTTCTGAAATACGATTTTTTCAGGCTGTACAGCCAGCATATTATATTGTATTCCCCTTCCTGTTCCACAGATTGCCTCAAAACAAAAAACAAACAAAAAACCAGCCTGCCGAAATTCAGGAAAAATATCTATACGAGGGAAGTGATAGAATTTATCCTGGAATTGATAAACACAGGACAGAAAACCAAAATGCAGATCGTAGAAGAATACAGGATCCCGAAAACAACCCTGTATAAATGGATCAGCAAAAATATGAATCTGGATGAAGAATACTGA